GATGGCACGTTGCGTGATGTCTGTGAGGCCATGGCGCTGGCGGATACCGAGGCCAGCCTGGTGCTGTTGCCGTTGGGTACTGCCAATGACTTTGCCCGGTCTGCCGGTGTTGCGCTCGAGCCCCGTGAAGCCCTGGCACTGCTGGATGTGCCTGCCCGGGCGATTGATCTGGGGGAGGTCGCAGGGCAGTTGTTCTTGAACATGGCCACAGGGGGCTTCGGCAGCCAGGTCACGGCCAATACGTCAGAAGACCTGAAAAAGGTGCTGGGCGGCGCCGCCTACCTGTTTACCGGGCTGTCACGGTTCAGTGAGCTGCATGCTGCATACGCCGAGTTGCAGGGGCCGGACTTTCACTGGAAAGGCCAGTTGCTGGCGCTGGGCATTGGCAATGGTCGCCAGGCGGGCGGCGGGCATGAACTGTGCCCCGAGGCGCTGGCGGATGACGGCTTGCTGGATATCAGTATTTTGCCTGCCCCCCAAGAAGTCATCGGCACCTTGAAAAGCCTTATGGCAGATGGCTGGGGCCTGGATAACCTGTTTGTCCGGGCGCGCTTGCCCTGGGTTGAAATCAAGGCGGCCGAGGGGCTTTCCATGAACCTGGATGGCGAGCCTCTGGAAGGCGACGACCTGCGCTTCACGGTACGCAAGGGCGCTTTGAAGGTTCACCTGCCAGAGGGCTCACCCTTGCTGGGTATGTAAGCGCAGAGGGTGGTTGATGGCTATCCGACATCAAGCTCCCGGAAAGCCGGCCGATAACCTCAGGCATCAGCCCCCACGCTCAGGAGTTATTCATGGCCGGCATTCTCGACACGGTAGACCAGCGAACCCAGTTGGTCGGTGAAAACCGGCTGGAACTTCTAATGTTTCGCCTGGCCGGTCGGCAGTTGTTCGCGATCAACGTGTTCAAGGTGCAAGAAGTCCTGCAACTACCGAAACTGACCCTCATGCCGCACCGCCACCCCCATGTGTGTGGCGTGGTGAACCTGCGCGGTAAAACCCTGCCGGTGATCGACCTGTCCCGGGCGATAGGCATGCGGGCCTTGGTGCCGGGTCCCGACAGTACAATTATCGTTACCGAGTACAACCGCTCGGTGCAGGCGTTTTTGGTGGGCGGGGTGGACCGCATCGTCAATATGAACTGGGAGGCCATCCTGCCGCCGCCCGGCAGTGCAGGGCGCCAGCATTACCTGACCGCCATCAGCACGGTTGATGAGCAACTGGTCGAGATCATCGACGTGGAAAAGGTCCTGGCCGAGATCGTGCCGTACAACGCCAAAGTTTCGCGTGAGAAACTGGCCGACCCGATCTTTGAGCAAGTCCGGGGGCGTGAGGTGCTGCTGGTGGATGACTCCAGCGTTGCTTTGGCGCAGCTGCGCGAAACGCTTTCGCAGCTGGGGGTCAAAATGCACATCGCCAGCGATGGCCTTAAGGCACTGAACATGCTCAAGGGGTGGGCCGACACCGGTCAGGTCATGACCGACAAGTTATTGATGATTTTCACCGATGCCGAAATGCCGGAAATGGACGGTTACCGCCTGACTACCGAGATTCGCAACGACCCGCGTCTGCGCGGTCTGTATGTGGTGCTGCACACTTCGCTGTCCGGCAGCTTCAACGAGTCAATGGTGAAAAAAGTCGGTTGCGACAACTTCTTGTCCAAATTTCAGCCGGACAAGCTGGTGGATGTTGTCCGCCAGCGCCTGGTGCTGGATCAAGTCCCTGCGTGAAACCTCGTGGCTTTGCATTGGAGATCTGCTCGTATACTGTGGCTTTTTTTACCTTGCAGGGAGCATGAGCCATGCTGCGTCTAAGCGCGCTTTACCGTTTTCCACTTAAGTCCGGCAAGGGCGAAAGCCTGCCTCAGGCCCGGCTGGACAAACTGGGCCTGGTCGGTGATCGACGCTGGATGCTGGTGGACGAGGCGAGCGGACGCTTCCTGACACAGCGTGCCGATCCAAAAATGAGCCAGCTGTCGGCGCTGTGGAACGCTGCCGGTGGCTTGACCCTGAATGCCCAGGGCTTTGAGGCGCTGGACGTGGCCGTGCCGGACGTTGATACCGACCTGCGTGGCGTGACCATCTGGCGTGACACCCTGCGGGTGCCCGACGCCGGTGATGCCGCCGCCGACTGGCTAAGCCGTTTTGTCGAAAAGCCGGTGCGCCTGGTGCATGTTCCCCTTGAGCGCGCGCGTACCACTGAGTCGGGTTATGGCCGTGATGATGACAAAGTCGCTTTTGCCGATGGCTACCCGCTTTTGCTGATTGGGCAGGCGTCGCTGGATGACATTTCACACAAGGTCGGACGACCACTGGATATGTTGCGCTTTCGGCCCAACCTGGTGATTGAAGGCAGCGAAGCTTTCGCCGAAGACGGCTGGAAGCGTATCCGCATCGGCGACGTCGAGTTTCGTGTGGTCAAGTCCTGCTCGCGTTGCATCCTGACCACTGTCGATCCGCAGACCGGCGTGCGTGATGAAGCGCGCGAACCGCTTGCGACCCTGATGACTTATCGCAAGCAGGAAGACGGCATCATGTTCGGCCAGAACCTGGTGAATGACGGTAGTGGCGTGCTGGAAGTCGGGATGCCGGTGACAGTTCTGGAGTAGAGCTACAAACCCGGTGGGAGCGAGCCTGCTCGCGAATGGTCTTCGCGAGCAGGCTCGCTCCCACGGTTAAAGTATCTCGGTAGCCGCTACACCCCTCAGCGGCTAAAGAACTTGCGTATTACTGATCATCAAAATACCGCTCATGCCAGTCGACTACCGGCTGTGGGATGTTGAGCTTCTGGCCGTAAATCACCGAATAAGACAGCACGTTCTGCACATACTGACGGGTTTCGTCGAACGGGATGCTTTCGATCCAGACGTCGAAGCCCAGATGGCTGGCGCCTTTGAGCCACTGACGAACGCGGCCAGGCCCTGCGTTGTAAGCCGCTGAAGCCAGTACCCGATTGCCGTTGAACTGGCCATGTACCTGGCTCAGGTAGGCAGCGCCCAGCTGGATGTTCTTGTCGGGGTTCAGCACTTGCTGGGGGGAGCTCAGCGGAATATTGAATTTTCGCGCGGTCTCTTTGGCGGTAGCGGGCATCAACTGCATCAAACCGCTGGCGCCCACGCCGGAGCGGGCGTCATCCATAAAGGCACTTTCCTGACGGGTAATGGCGAAAACCCAGCTGGAATGCAGGCCGCGAACCTTGGCTTCACGCACCAGCGTGTCGCGGTGGGCCATCGGGAAGCGAATGTCCAGGTCATCCCAGTACTGCGCCTGACTGATGGTACGAATAGCCGGGAAATACCACTTCAAGTCGTAGGCCAGTTTGGCTTGGGCGACCATTTCATCGCGGTTGAACAGGCGGCTGACGTAGTACCACTCGCGACGGCCATCAACGATCTGCCCGCGATCATGGAACTCCAGTGCGCGCTGTACACCCGGGGTATTGCGCACTTTTTTGATCAGTTGCGGGCTGAGCATCAGCGGTTTGTTGTTGAGCTGGTAGGGCGATTGCGCGCGGTCAGCTGCCAGGAATCCATAAAAATCACGCTCGTTGGCGACTTTTTTGAACAGCACCAACGCTTGCGGGTTCTTCGGCTCTGCCAGCTCAAGGCTGCGGGCCTGCCAGTAGCGCCAGCGGCTGGTGGTGGCCAGGTCTTGCGGGAGTTTGCGGGTCAGTTGGTAAGCGTCTTCCCAGCGGCCCAGGCGCAGCAGCAGGCGCAGGCGCCATTCGGTGACGGTGTTGTCACGCAGTTCGGGGTCGTATTTGGTCATGATGTCCAGGCCGCGGCTGTCGTAGCGGCGGGCGAACGTCAGGCCTATTTCCCGGGCGATGGCGACTTTTTCGTCGCGCGAGAAATGCATGTTGGTGGCGTAGGTATCGAGCAGGGACGCGGCTTTTTCCGGGTCCTGGCGTGCCAAGCGGCGCAGGCCCAGGCCCACGGCATCAGACATGGCTTCGCTGGCCGGGGCAAAGCGTGAAGGTTGGCTCAGCATGTCGGGCTTTTGCGCTACTTCGATCATCAGCCGGGCTTGCGGGCCGAGGGTGTTCAAGCCGTTGGCCAGTGACGTGGCCAAGGCGTAATTGCGTGCCTCGGCCGCGAGTTTGACCCGCTGCCAGCGCTTTTGCTCGGTCAGTTGGCCTTCGGCGGCCCACTGGCTGAACAGTGCGTCGCAGGCGGCTGGCTGAGCCTTGCCGACCAGCCACAGTTTTTCGGCGCTGGCATAGCCTTCGGCCTTGCGGTTGTGTTGCAGTTCATATTGACCATTGAGGCAGTCAAGCTCAGTGAAATTTAGCTTGGGATCGTAGTACTTTTCGAAAGTGGCCCAGTCACCACGCTCTGACAGCCAGCGCAACCAGCGCAGTTTCATCCAGTTGGCTTGCGGCAGGTCGCCGTGTTCGGCCAGGAACTGTTCGATTTCGGTGTTGCTGGCGGACTTCAGGCGGGCTGTCAGCTCGTCGTAGGCCAGGTACGGCGTCAACGGATAGGCGCGCAGAGCCGCAGCGTTCTGAAAGTAAGGGCCGGAGTCGCCTTTGGCCAAGGCGCGCTTGGCCTGGTCGTAGAGCTGGCGTTGTTGAGTAAGGTCTGCACCGTGGGCGGCTTGCACGGCGCAACTGGTGAGAAGCAGGCAGGATAAAAAGTTGAAGAGACGACTGCGCATGAGGCTTCCGTACAGATGAAAAACGCGACGGGCGCAGGGCATGCCTGCGCTGATTATTCTGTAGCTTAGCCTTTTGCCAGTAGTGCGTGAAAGCCTTGCCGGTCAAGCGGCGCAACTTGGCACTAAATGAAGGGAAGTGGGCGCCGTACAAGAAATACCCGGCCGCCTGAGGGCTCAAATCAGGTAGAATACGCGCCCAGTTTTTGGAGAAGCTCATGACCCTGCTCAAATTCAGCGATGTGTCCCTTGCTTTCGGCTCTATGCCGTTGTTGGACAAGGTGTCCTGGCAGATCGCCCGTGGAGAGCGGGTGTGCATCATCGGCCGCAACGGTACCGGCAAATCCAGCATGATGAAGCTGGTTAAAGGTGATCAAAAACCCGATGACGGCTCTGTTTGGCGCGCGCCCGGCCTCAAGATTGGCGAATTGCCGCAAGAGTTGCCTGTGGCCGACGAACGGACCGTGTTCGACGTTGTGGCCGAAGGCCTGGACGGTGTTGGCGAGTTGCTGGCCCAGTACCATCACCTGAGCCAGAACATCGTGACCGATGCTGACCTGGACAAACTGATGCACGTCCAGCAAGACCTCGAAGCCCGTGATGGCTGGCGTTTGCAGCAACTGGTAGACAGCACCCTGAGCCGTCTGCAATTGCCGGCGGATAAAACCCTCGCCGAATTGTCCGGCGGCTGGCGTCGTCGCGTTCTGTTGGCGCAAGCACTGGTTTCCGAACCGGATCTGCTGCTGCTCGACGAACCGACCAACCACCTGGACATCGGTGCGATCGCGTGGCTGGAAGAAGCCTTGAAGGACTTCCAGGGCGCAGTTTTGTTCATCACGCACGACCGTTCATTCCTGCAAAATCTGGCCACCCGGATTCTGGAACTGGACCGCGGCGGCCTGATTGACTGGAACGGCGACTACGCCAGCTTCCTGGTACACAAGGAAGCCTCCCTGGCCGCGGAAGAAACTGCCAACGCGCTGTTCGACAAGCGTCTGGCCCAGGAAGAAGTGTGGATCCGTCAGGGTATCAAAGCCCGCCGCACCCGTAACGAAGGCCGCGTGCGCGCCCTGAAAGAACTGCGCGTAGAGCGCAGCGAACGTCGCGAGCGTACCGGCAAGGCCAACATCCAGCTGGACACGGCAGACAAGTCCGGCAAGCAAGTGATGGTGCTGGAAAACGTCAGCTTTGCTCACCCGGGTGGTCCGTTCCTGCTCAAGGACTTCTCGATGGTGCTGCAGCGCGGCGACCGTATCGGTCTGCTGGGCGCTAACGGTACCGGTAAAACCACACTGCTCAAGCTGATGCTGGGCGGTCTGGTACCTACCGAGGGTACGGTTGAAGAGGGCACGCGCATTGACGTGGCTTACTTCGATCAGTTGCGTCACCAGCTGGATCTGGAAAAAACCGTTATCGATAACGTGGCTGAAGGCCGCGACTTTATCGATATCGACGGTCAGAGCCGCCATGTACTCAGCTACCTGGGCGACTTCCTGTTCAGCCCTCAGCGTGCCCGCACGCCGGTCAAGGCGCTGTCGGGTGGTGAGCGTGCACGTCTGTTGCTGGCCAAGCTGTTCAGCAAGCCAGCCAACCTGCTGGTGCTCGATGAGCCAACCAACGACCTGGACGTTGAAACCCTGGAGCTGCTTGAAGAGGTCTTGCTGACCTTCAAGGGCACCGTGCTGATGGTCAGTCACGACCGGGCATTCCTCGACAACGTGGTGACCAGCACTCTGGTTTTCCAGGGCGAAGGCAAGGTTCGCGAGTACGTGGGCGGTTATCAGGACTGGCTGCGTCAGGGCGGTTCTCCGCGCCTGCTGGGCGTGACCGAGAGCAAGTCCGGCAAAGCCGACTTGACCTCTGCCGTGGTCGAAGCTGCGCCGGCTCCTGCCGCTGCACAGCCTGCTGCTGGCGCGAAGAAGAAACTCAGCTACAAGTTGCAGCGTGAGCTGGAAGCTTTGCCGGGTGAAATCGACGCGAAAGAACAGGCGATTGCCGCTGTTGAAGCAGAAATGGCTGACTCGGGCTTTTACCAGCTGCCTGCTGCCAAAACCGCTGAAGTGATTGCCAGGCTCGAAAGTTTGCAAGCCGAGCTTGAGCAGCTGGTTGAGCGTTGGGCCGAGCTGGATGCCTGATTGACAACATGCTGAACTGAAAAAGCCCGGCCCTTTAACAAGGTGCCGGGCTTTTTTGTTGTTACATGCAGATAAACTTAGTCAGATTTTTTCAGGCTGACAGCCAGAACGTCGCATGGAGCGCCATGCAGTACGTCGTTGGCGGTGGAGCCCAGCAGCAGTGCCAGGCCGTGACGGCCGTGGCTGCCGACCACGATCAGGTCGCACTTTTGCGCTTTGGCCAGGGCATGGATTTCCTGGCGTGGCTGGCCGTAGTTAAGGTGGCAGTAATCCTTGTGCAGTTGCGGGTACTTGGCGATCAGCCGCTCAAGGCGTTCCTTGGCCTGATCGAACTGTTGCTGCTGCAATTGCGAGAGGTCCATCGGGACGTCGCCGCCAAACGCCATCGCCATCGGCTCAACGATATGGATCAGTGACAATTTGGCACCGTTGGCCTTGGCGCTTTCGCTGGCACGGTTGATCACGGGGT
This genomic stretch from Pseudomonas deceptionensis harbors:
- the yegS gene encoding lipid kinase YegS produces the protein MSEGKAFLILHGKQALNEEVRAAVEQRRADGWELTVRLTWEAGDAQRLVREALDAGHTRLIAGGGDGTLRDVCEAMALADTEASLVLLPLGTANDFARSAGVALEPREALALLDVPARAIDLGEVAGQLFLNMATGGFGSQVTANTSEDLKKVLGGAAYLFTGLSRFSELHAAYAELQGPDFHWKGQLLALGIGNGRQAGGGHELCPEALADDGLLDISILPAPQEVIGTLKSLMADGWGLDNLFVRARLPWVEIKAAEGLSMNLDGEPLEGDDLRFTVRKGALKVHLPEGSPLLGM
- a CDS encoding chemotaxis protein CheV; amino-acid sequence: MAGILDTVDQRTQLVGENRLELLMFRLAGRQLFAINVFKVQEVLQLPKLTLMPHRHPHVCGVVNLRGKTLPVIDLSRAIGMRALVPGPDSTIIVTEYNRSVQAFLVGGVDRIVNMNWEAILPPPGSAGRQHYLTAISTVDEQLVEIIDVEKVLAEIVPYNAKVSREKLADPIFEQVRGREVLLVDDSSVALAQLRETLSQLGVKMHIASDGLKALNMLKGWADTGQVMTDKLLMIFTDAEMPEMDGYRLTTEIRNDPRLRGLYVVLHTSLSGSFNESMVKKVGCDNFLSKFQPDKLVDVVRQRLVLDQVPA
- a CDS encoding MOSC domain-containing protein, with product MLRLSALYRFPLKSGKGESLPQARLDKLGLVGDRRWMLVDEASGRFLTQRADPKMSQLSALWNAAGGLTLNAQGFEALDVAVPDVDTDLRGVTIWRDTLRVPDAGDAAADWLSRFVEKPVRLVHVPLERARTTESGYGRDDDKVAFADGYPLLLIGQASLDDISHKVGRPLDMLRFRPNLVIEGSEAFAEDGWKRIRIGDVEFRVVKSCSRCILTTVDPQTGVRDEAREPLATLMTYRKQEDGIMFGQNLVNDGSGVLEVGMPVTVLE
- a CDS encoding transglycosylase SLT domain-containing protein, with translation MRSRLFNFLSCLLLTSCAVQAAHGADLTQQRQLYDQAKRALAKGDSGPYFQNAAALRAYPLTPYLAYDELTARLKSASNTEIEQFLAEHGDLPQANWMKLRWLRWLSERGDWATFEKYYDPKLNFTELDCLNGQYELQHNRKAEGYASAEKLWLVGKAQPAACDALFSQWAAEGQLTEQKRWQRVKLAAEARNYALATSLANGLNTLGPQARLMIEVAQKPDMLSQPSRFAPASEAMSDAVGLGLRRLARQDPEKAASLLDTYATNMHFSRDEKVAIAREIGLTFARRYDSRGLDIMTKYDPELRDNTVTEWRLRLLLRLGRWEDAYQLTRKLPQDLATTSRWRYWQARSLELAEPKNPQALVLFKKVANERDFYGFLAADRAQSPYQLNNKPLMLSPQLIKKVRNTPGVQRALEFHDRGQIVDGRREWYYVSRLFNRDEMVAQAKLAYDLKWYFPAIRTISQAQYWDDLDIRFPMAHRDTLVREAKVRGLHSSWVFAITRQESAFMDDARSGVGASGLMQLMPATAKETARKFNIPLSSPQQVLNPDKNIQLGAAYLSQVHGQFNGNRVLASAAYNAGPGRVRQWLKGASHLGFDVWIESIPFDETRQYVQNVLSYSVIYGQKLNIPQPVVDWHERYFDDQ
- a CDS encoding ATP-binding cassette domain-containing protein, whose product is MTLLKFSDVSLAFGSMPLLDKVSWQIARGERVCIIGRNGTGKSSMMKLVKGDQKPDDGSVWRAPGLKIGELPQELPVADERTVFDVVAEGLDGVGELLAQYHHLSQNIVTDADLDKLMHVQQDLEARDGWRLQQLVDSTLSRLQLPADKTLAELSGGWRRRVLLAQALVSEPDLLLLDEPTNHLDIGAIAWLEEALKDFQGAVLFITHDRSFLQNLATRILELDRGGLIDWNGDYASFLVHKEASLAAEETANALFDKRLAQEEVWIRQGIKARRTRNEGRVRALKELRVERSERRERTGKANIQLDTADKSGKQVMVLENVSFAHPGGPFLLKDFSMVLQRGDRIGLLGANGTGKTTLLKLMLGGLVPTEGTVEEGTRIDVAYFDQLRHQLDLEKTVIDNVAEGRDFIDIDGQSRHVLSYLGDFLFSPQRARTPVKALSGGERARLLLAKLFSKPANLLVLDEPTNDLDVETLELLEEVLLTFKGTVLMVSHDRAFLDNVVTSTLVFQGEGKVREYVGGYQDWLRQGGSPRLLGVTESKSGKADLTSAVVEAAPAPAAAQPAAGAKKKLSYKLQRELEALPGEIDAKEQAIAAVEAEMADSGFYQLPAAKTAEVIARLESLQAELEQLVERWAELDA
- a CDS encoding universal stress protein — protein: MPYEHILVAVDLTDDCDPVINRASESAKANGAKLSLIHIVEPMAMAFGGDVPMDLSQLQQQQFDQAKERLERLIAKYPQLHKDYCHLNYGQPRQEIHALAKAQKCDLIVVGSHGRHGLALLLGSTANDVLHGAPCDVLAVSLKKSD